From a region of the Listeria monocytogenes ATCC 19117 genome:
- a CDS encoding NAD(P)/FAD-dependent oxidoreductase, with amino-acid sequence MPNEVYDVTIIGGGPIGLFSAFYSGLRSMKTKIIDAEPAVGGKVRYFFPEKIIRDIGGIPAITGENLVANLKQQAETFHPTIVCSERVVDVTKLSDGTFQLTSHNGSIHFSKTIVIATGSGTFEVNKLEALHAEDFPFAIHYDVKNIEQFRDKVVVVSGGGNSAIDWAQTLEPIAKQVHLIYRGEDFKAHEESVRELQNSRVEIHIHHEINELIGTNNQLTKINVCCNKTQATKTIQTDALFINHGVKVDLGTMAEWGFEQADFGIVVDDEMKTTVPGIFACGDSATYPRKIRIIAAGLHEGPIAINSAKKYLEPTAADEAMISTHHESFIG; translated from the coding sequence GTGCCAAATGAGGTTTATGATGTAACCATTATCGGCGGCGGTCCCATTGGCTTATTCTCCGCATTTTATAGTGGGCTTCGTTCCATGAAAACAAAAATTATCGATGCTGAACCTGCTGTTGGCGGGAAAGTTCGCTACTTTTTTCCAGAAAAAATCATTCGCGATATCGGTGGTATTCCCGCCATTACCGGCGAAAATCTTGTCGCAAATTTAAAACAACAAGCAGAAACCTTTCATCCGACTATTGTTTGCAGTGAGCGAGTTGTCGATGTGACAAAACTATCAGATGGCACTTTTCAATTAACTTCGCATAACGGTTCGATTCATTTTTCAAAAACGATTGTCATTGCTACAGGTAGTGGCACGTTTGAGGTCAATAAACTTGAAGCTCTACATGCTGAAGATTTTCCATTTGCAATCCATTATGATGTCAAAAATATCGAGCAATTCCGCGATAAAGTAGTAGTGGTTTCTGGTGGTGGAAATTCCGCTATCGACTGGGCTCAGACACTCGAACCCATTGCCAAACAAGTACACCTTATTTACCGTGGCGAAGATTTTAAAGCACACGAGGAAAGTGTCCGAGAACTTCAAAATTCTCGCGTCGAAATCCATATCCACCATGAAATCAATGAACTAATCGGAACAAACAATCAGTTAACCAAAATCAATGTTTGCTGCAATAAAACCCAAGCCACGAAAACAATTCAAACAGACGCACTTTTCATTAATCACGGGGTAAAAGTAGACCTTGGAACCATGGCGGAATGGGGCTTTGAACAAGCAGATTTTGGCATTGTCGTGGATGACGAGATGAAAACGACGGTTCCTGGCATTTTCGCTTGTGGAGATAGTGCGACTTACCCTCGAAAAATACGCATTATCGCAGCGGGACTTCATGAAGGGCCCATCGCGATTAATAGTGCGAAAAAATATTTAGAACCAACTGCCGCAGATGAAGCGATGATTAGCACGCATCACGAAAGCTTTATTGGTTAA
- the timR gene encoding macrodiolide transporter TimAB transcriptional regulator TimA, whose translation MDEKRLKILEVAMGEFTEKGYQAASTNKICAKAGVSKGLIFHYFGSKEKLYIAAVSYAVDFATKEVRLEGEHWGDFVEMAIWSTKMKLDFNRKYPAVFGLIMQAYGNPPVALKDKLEGFFDKAIERSEAQMNQVLSEMKLKKDVNMDAARKVMAALFKHITEISTVYLQSHPNATMEDFVPLAKDFTEMMRIVEFGICEEKKDLGE comes from the coding sequence ATGGATGAAAAACGATTAAAAATTTTAGAAGTAGCAATGGGAGAATTTACGGAAAAAGGATATCAGGCGGCTAGTACGAATAAAATTTGCGCAAAAGCTGGTGTTTCCAAAGGGCTGATTTTTCACTATTTTGGTTCTAAAGAAAAGCTTTATATTGCGGCTGTTAGTTATGCGGTTGATTTTGCGACCAAGGAGGTTCGTTTGGAAGGGGAACATTGGGGAGACTTTGTCGAAATGGCGATTTGGTCAACGAAGATGAAACTGGATTTTAATCGCAAATATCCTGCTGTGTTTGGCTTAATTATGCAAGCTTATGGAAATCCGCCAGTTGCATTGAAAGATAAACTTGAGGGCTTTTTTGATAAGGCGATTGAGCGATCAGAGGCGCAAATGAATCAAGTTTTAAGTGAAATGAAGTTGAAAAAAGATGTAAATATGGATGCAGCGCGTAAAGTGATGGCGGCTCTTTTTAAACATATTACGGAGATTAGTACAGTTTATTTGCAGAGCCATCCAAATGCGACGATGGAAGATTTTGTTCCGCTTGCGAAGGATTTTACGGAAATGATGCGAATTGTCGAATTTGGGATATGCGAAGAAAAAAAGGATTTGGGCGAGTGA
- the timB gene encoding macrodiolide ABC transporter permease TimB, translating to MNILHIEWKTRIKSLVVWAVVVIVILGVFMAFFPSMQSSGMQDLVNTKMNALPQDMMKILHMDSMADLTNIDAYFAYVFQYIFIAACVYAALIGAQALIKEETDGTIEFLYAQPITRSSLVFWKMIGNLLSFVAFWVITFVASVALVLFLKPSGVDGGNLVMELVRVFSSELLVAAVFMSAGFMVSSVLRSAKQASPVALALVFLTYILGIMAGLNDKVDFFQYFSPINYAIPSEIMDKGITGTNALISCGVIVVMVAMTFVLYKKKDLKV from the coding sequence GTGAATATCCTACACATTGAGTGGAAAACGCGAATAAAGAGTCTGGTTGTTTGGGCTGTTGTGGTGATTGTGATTTTAGGGGTGTTTATGGCTTTCTTCCCTAGTATGCAAAGTAGTGGAATGCAAGATTTAGTGAATACGAAGATGAATGCACTTCCGCAAGATATGATGAAAATTTTGCATATGGATTCAATGGCGGATTTAACGAATATTGATGCCTATTTTGCGTATGTTTTTCAGTATATTTTTATTGCAGCTTGTGTGTATGCAGCATTAATTGGTGCGCAGGCCTTGATAAAAGAAGAAACGGATGGAACAATTGAATTTTTATATGCGCAACCAATTACGCGGTCTAGTCTTGTTTTTTGGAAAATGATTGGGAATTTATTGTCATTTGTGGCTTTTTGGGTGATTACATTTGTAGCTTCAGTGGCGCTAGTTCTTTTCTTGAAGCCGAGTGGGGTTGACGGAGGAAACTTAGTAATGGAGCTTGTACGAGTGTTTTCTAGTGAGTTGCTAGTGGCTGCTGTATTTATGAGTGCTGGTTTTATGGTTTCATCGGTGCTTCGTTCCGCTAAGCAAGCTTCTCCGGTTGCACTTGCGCTTGTGTTCTTAACGTATATTTTAGGAATTATGGCTGGGTTGAATGATAAGGTCGATTTCTTCCAATATTTTTCACCAATTAACTATGCAATTCCGTCTGAGATTATGGATAAAGGGATTACAGGAACCAATGCACTGATTTCTTGTGGGGTAATTGTTGTGATGGTTGCTATGACATTTGTTCTTTATAAGAAAAAGGATTTGAAAGTATAA
- a CDS encoding NUDIX hydrolase, which produces MDSLEEKTLHTEKIFSGNIIELQVDDVELPNGEKGKREIVKHPGGVAIIPFSADGRMYLVEQFRKPLEKNIIEIPAGKMEPGEDPLVTAKRELEEETGFQSDDLTYLTSFYTSPGFASELLYIYVARDLRKMEHPLAQDADEFINLVKVTLEEAEQLIAQQCIHDAKTMYAIQYWKMQLLIEENE; this is translated from the coding sequence ATGGACTCACTAGAGGAAAAAACGCTTCATACAGAAAAGATTTTTAGCGGAAATATTATTGAATTGCAAGTAGATGATGTGGAGTTACCAAACGGGGAAAAGGGCAAGCGCGAAATCGTCAAGCATCCCGGTGGTGTGGCAATTATACCTTTTTCAGCAGATGGAAGAATGTACTTAGTAGAGCAATTCCGAAAGCCACTCGAAAAAAACATTATCGAAATTCCAGCTGGTAAAATGGAGCCAGGGGAAGATCCGCTCGTGACCGCAAAACGGGAACTAGAAGAAGAAACTGGTTTTCAGTCCGATGATTTAACGTATCTCACTTCTTTTTATACATCACCTGGGTTTGCTAGTGAACTTTTATATATTTATGTAGCGCGTGACCTCCGGAAAATGGAGCATCCATTGGCGCAAGATGCAGATGAATTTATTAATTTAGTCAAAGTAACGCTGGAAGAAGCAGAACAATTAATAGCACAACAATGCATTCATGACGCAAAAACAATGTACGCGATACAGTACTGGAAAATGCAACTATTAATAGAAGAAAATGAATAA
- a CDS encoding 5-bromo-4-chloroindolyl phosphate hydrolysis family protein produces MTVFKKILAFTGSIFLVMLLAGILTSLIHSGLVIAAIVIAVAAILFFFSSKAGDRAQMIATGLTKKEYKYIRTNLEEARVKIIRLQKIMTQNKALYSFQERNKTLLLTKRIYGIVKDEPKRFYEAEDFFFSHLDSLVELTEKYAFLEKQPVKDKKIYQTLSDTRTLLNDLSRVIEKDLFTLLNQDVNNLDFELEVAKNSISKQKKKFERGTKDDREQAK; encoded by the coding sequence ATGACCGTTTTTAAAAAGATATTAGCATTCACAGGTTCCATTTTCCTTGTCATGCTTTTGGCTGGTATCCTCACTTCACTAATCCATAGTGGTTTGGTAATTGCAGCAATTGTTATCGCTGTTGCGGCTATCCTATTTTTCTTTTCATCTAAAGCTGGGGACCGTGCGCAAATGATTGCAACTGGATTAACCAAGAAAGAATATAAATATATTCGCACTAACTTAGAAGAGGCACGTGTGAAAATTATCCGCCTTCAAAAAATCATGACTCAAAACAAAGCGTTATATTCTTTCCAAGAGCGTAACAAAACACTTTTACTTACAAAAAGAATTTATGGCATTGTAAAAGATGAGCCAAAACGTTTTTATGAAGCAGAAGATTTCTTTTTCTCCCATCTTGACTCTTTAGTGGAGCTAACAGAAAAATATGCTTTCTTAGAAAAACAACCCGTAAAAGACAAAAAAATCTATCAAACACTTTCTGATACGCGCACACTTTTAAATGATTTAAGTCGTGTTATTGAAAAGGATTTATTTACACTTTTGAATCAAGATGTGAACAACCTTGACTTCGAACTAGAAGTAGCGAAAAACTCCATTTCTAAACAGAAAAAGAAATTTGAAAGGGGTACAAAAGATGACCGAGAACAAGCCAAGTGA
- a CDS encoding toxic anion resistance protein translates to MTENKPSEETNELKDLVVEKEFNQTLDDLLANPFGSDGESAASIVNNETDAAPRLVDMLTETNKKQALELSKQIEPGNQAAILGYGAPAQAKLHDFSHSMLAHVQKQDVGPIGDIISDLMYRLQEADPDELAARNKNVFTKMFHRVKQSINEITSKYQKIGTQIDRIALKLEHSKKRLMEDNSFLEQLYDKNKDYFQALNIYIAAGELKLEEINTKMLPELRKKAEQTGDQMDYQEVNDLTQFADRLDKRVYDLRLSRQITIQQAPQIRLIQNTNQALAEKIQSSIMTAIPLWKNQVAIALTLLRQQQAVAAQRQVSETTNELLKRNADMLKTNAIETARENERGIVDIETLKETQSSLIETLQETLKIQQEGRAKRAVAEKELVTMEQELKERLLEMK, encoded by the coding sequence ATGACCGAGAACAAGCCAAGTGAAGAAACAAATGAATTAAAAGATTTAGTAGTTGAAAAAGAATTCAACCAAACGTTAGATGATCTCCTTGCTAACCCGTTTGGATCAGATGGTGAATCAGCTGCAAGTATCGTAAATAATGAAACAGATGCAGCTCCTCGCCTTGTCGATATGCTTACTGAAACAAATAAAAAACAAGCATTAGAGTTATCCAAACAAATCGAACCTGGAAATCAAGCAGCGATTCTTGGATACGGAGCTCCAGCCCAAGCCAAACTCCACGATTTTTCTCATTCAATGTTAGCACATGTACAAAAGCAAGATGTTGGACCAATTGGCGATATTATTAGCGATTTAATGTATCGTTTACAAGAAGCGGATCCCGATGAACTTGCCGCTCGTAATAAAAATGTTTTCACTAAAATGTTCCACCGAGTAAAACAATCCATCAACGAAATTACTTCTAAATATCAAAAAATTGGTACCCAAATTGACCGCATCGCGTTGAAACTGGAACATTCCAAAAAGCGTTTAATGGAAGATAACTCTTTCCTAGAACAGCTTTATGATAAAAATAAAGATTACTTCCAAGCACTTAACATCTACATTGCTGCTGGAGAATTAAAATTAGAAGAAATTAATACAAAAATGCTCCCAGAACTTCGCAAAAAAGCAGAACAAACTGGCGACCAAATGGATTACCAAGAAGTGAATGACTTAACGCAATTTGCTGACCGTCTGGATAAACGAGTATATGATTTACGCCTAAGCCGTCAAATCACTATCCAACAAGCACCGCAAATCCGCTTAATCCAAAATACAAACCAGGCACTTGCTGAAAAAATCCAGTCTTCCATTATGACTGCGATTCCACTTTGGAAAAACCAAGTAGCTATCGCGCTTACCTTGCTTCGTCAACAACAAGCCGTAGCAGCTCAGCGCCAAGTTTCTGAAACAACGAACGAACTTCTAAAACGAAACGCCGATATGCTAAAAACAAACGCTATCGAAACAGCGCGTGAAAACGAAAGAGGTATCGTAGACATCGAAACACTTAAAGAAACGCAGTCCAGCTTAATTGAAACCTTGCAAGAAACGCTTAAAATCCAACAAGAAGGCCGTGCTAAACGTGCCGTAGCAGAGAAAGAACTTGTAACAATGGAACAAGAACTTAAAGAACGTTTACTGGAAATGAAATAA
- the dinB gene encoding DNA polymerase IV, whose protein sequence is MDTSRKIIHIDMDAFYASVEQRDHPEFRGKPLIIGGDPNKRGVVATCSYEARKFGVHSAMPTRQAAKLCPNGIFIHGNMAHYVEVSNQIREIFSRYTDIIEPLSLDEAYLDVTENKKGMKSATMVAREIQQTIYQELGLTASAGVSFNKFIAKIASDFKKPAGITVVTPEEAEAFLEQIPVTKFYGVGKVTAEKLHRLGIETGADLKKWSEWDLIRELHKHGYHLYRHVRGRSNNIVNPHRDRKSVGKETTFEFNVLDSRVLEQSLMQFAKKVEERLIKLQKHGKTVVLKLRYSDFTTITKRLTLNEYTNDASQIYQAAALLLRESYTGQDSIRLIGLTVTNLKPVYFENLRLEGL, encoded by the coding sequence ATGGATACGAGTAGAAAAATTATTCATATTGATATGGACGCTTTTTATGCATCTGTGGAACAACGCGACCATCCTGAGTTTCGAGGGAAGCCACTTATTATTGGTGGAGACCCTAATAAACGCGGAGTTGTTGCGACTTGTTCTTATGAAGCGCGCAAATTCGGTGTGCATTCAGCTATGCCCACCAGGCAAGCTGCTAAACTTTGTCCGAACGGTATTTTTATTCACGGCAATATGGCTCATTATGTAGAGGTTTCTAATCAAATCCGCGAGATCTTTTCCAGATATACGGATATTATCGAACCGCTCTCTTTAGATGAAGCTTATCTGGATGTAACTGAAAACAAAAAAGGAATGAAATCCGCCACAATGGTTGCACGCGAGATTCAGCAGACGATTTACCAAGAGCTTGGTCTAACTGCTTCTGCCGGCGTATCATTTAATAAATTTATCGCAAAAATCGCTTCTGATTTTAAGAAACCTGCTGGTATTACGGTAGTTACACCAGAAGAAGCAGAAGCCTTTTTAGAACAAATACCAGTCACTAAATTTTATGGGGTAGGGAAAGTAACCGCAGAAAAATTGCATCGTTTAGGAATTGAAACGGGAGCAGATTTGAAGAAGTGGAGCGAGTGGGACCTTATTCGCGAATTACACAAACATGGCTATCATTTATATCGACATGTTCGAGGTCGTTCTAACAACATTGTGAATCCGCATCGTGATCGCAAGTCCGTTGGTAAAGAAACTACTTTTGAATTTAATGTGTTAGATAGCCGAGTTCTCGAACAAAGCCTCATGCAATTTGCCAAAAAAGTAGAAGAACGGCTCATTAAACTACAAAAACATGGTAAGACGGTAGTACTAAAACTACGCTACAGTGACTTTACAACCATTACTAAGCGGCTTACTTTAAACGAATATACCAATGATGCAAGTCAAATTTATCAAGCGGCGGCCCTTCTTTTAAGAGAAAGCTATACTGGTCAGGATAGTATTCGTTTGATTGGGCTTACTGTAACCAATTTAAAACCCGTTTATTTTGAAAATTTACGTTTAGAAGGACTATAA
- a CDS encoding SDR family NAD(P)-dependent oxidoreductase, which produces MNPFLKNKTVLITGASNGLGAEIARQVAMSGGNVIITARSTKKLIELQKDIHDNFSVEATYFTLDMTDFEQVKQVSAEINASYQIDVLVNCAGFGLFENAVDIPFETIEKMFDTNVLGLIQLTQLILPQMQARKAGHIINIASQAAKIATPKSTVYSATKYAVLGFSNALRLELMPDKIHVTTINPGPIATNFFDVADKSGNYLETVGKLVLKPEKVARKTVQIMGTKRREINLPFVMNIATRLYQVMPQVIEFFGKGAFLKK; this is translated from the coding sequence ATGAACCCTTTTTTGAAGAATAAAACGGTTTTAATTACCGGAGCTTCTAACGGTCTTGGAGCTGAAATCGCAAGACAAGTTGCTATGTCCGGTGGTAATGTTATTATAACAGCCAGAAGTACGAAAAAATTAATAGAATTACAAAAAGATATACATGATAATTTTTCAGTAGAAGCGACTTATTTTACTTTAGATATGACTGATTTTGAGCAAGTGAAACAAGTCAGCGCAGAGATAAATGCATCCTATCAAATTGATGTGTTAGTCAACTGTGCAGGTTTTGGTTTATTTGAAAATGCGGTAGATATTCCATTTGAGACAATTGAAAAAATGTTTGATACGAATGTACTTGGCTTAATTCAACTCACACAACTGATTTTACCGCAAATGCAAGCGCGCAAAGCTGGACATATTATTAATATTGCTTCCCAAGCCGCTAAAATCGCTACACCTAAATCAACCGTTTATTCAGCCACGAAATATGCGGTTTTAGGCTTTTCTAATGCACTTCGTTTAGAACTAATGCCAGATAAAATCCATGTTACAACGATTAATCCTGGCCCGATTGCCACAAACTTTTTCGATGTAGCGGATAAATCAGGAAACTATTTAGAAACAGTTGGCAAATTAGTGTTAAAGCCAGAAAAGGTTGCGCGTAAAACAGTACAAATTATGGGAACTAAGCGTCGCGAAATCAATTTACCTTTTGTAATGAATATAGCAACACGACTTTATCAAGTAATGCCACAAGTTATCGAATTCTTCGGTAAAGGGGCATTTTTAAAGAAATAA
- the rnz gene encoding ribonuclease Z, producing MELVFLGTGAGVPSRGRNVTSIALSMLNERNTIWLFDCGEATQHQIMRSQIKLSKLEKIFITHMHGDHIFGLPGLLSSRSFQGGDSNLTIYGPAGIAEYVETSLRLSGTRLTYKINFEEIEPGLIFEDEMFLVTADDLDHGVRSFGYRIVEKDKQGALNAEKLKADGVEAGPVFQKLKNGEIVTLADGRVIDGKNYIGEPQKGKIISIFGDTKETANELELALNADILVHEATFEGDKAKMAGEYMHSTTLQAANLAKTANVKKLILTHISSRYDRDASKELLIEAKTIFENTEIAYDLAVFPIGE from the coding sequence ATGGAACTTGTTTTTCTAGGAACTGGAGCAGGCGTACCGTCGCGAGGCCGTAATGTCACATCCATCGCACTTTCAATGTTAAATGAACGAAATACAATTTGGCTATTTGATTGCGGAGAGGCAACACAACACCAAATCATGCGAAGCCAAATTAAACTTAGTAAACTAGAAAAAATCTTTATTACTCACATGCACGGAGATCACATTTTTGGACTGCCAGGCTTATTAAGTAGTCGTTCTTTTCAAGGAGGGGACTCTAATTTGACTATTTACGGTCCTGCCGGAATAGCAGAATATGTCGAAACTTCCTTAAGACTCAGTGGAACAAGGCTTACATATAAAATTAATTTTGAAGAAATAGAGCCAGGTTTGATTTTTGAAGATGAAATGTTTTTAGTTACAGCTGACGATCTTGATCATGGCGTACGTAGCTTTGGTTACCGTATTGTCGAAAAAGATAAACAAGGTGCACTCAATGCTGAAAAATTAAAAGCGGACGGCGTCGAAGCGGGACCGGTTTTTCAAAAGCTGAAAAACGGCGAAATCGTAACATTAGCTGATGGACGCGTCATTGATGGTAAAAATTATATCGGAGAGCCGCAAAAAGGGAAGATTATTAGTATTTTTGGTGATACAAAAGAAACTGCTAACGAACTAGAACTAGCACTGAATGCCGATATTTTGGTTCATGAAGCAACGTTTGAAGGCGATAAAGCAAAAATGGCAGGAGAATACATGCATTCTACAACGCTTCAAGCAGCCAATCTTGCTAAAACCGCCAATGTCAAAAAATTAATTTTAACCCATATCAGCTCAAGATATGATCGAGATGCAAGTAAAGAACTATTAATAGAAGCAAAAACTATTTTTGAAAATACTGAAATAGCTTATGACTTAGCTGTTTTTCCAATTGGAGAGTGA
- the zwf gene encoding glucose-6-phosphate dehydrogenase encodes MTDELEQKALITIFGGTGDLANRKLYPSLYHLYSKGSLGDNFAVIGTARREWSNDFFRDKVKESIKDIDGSEKDADAFASHFYYQSHDVTNKESYVTLKDLSDELDAKYELGGNRLFYLAMAPNFFGTIASRIKSEGFVDTDGFHRLIIEKPFGHDLASAEELNNSLRQAFKEDEIYRIDHYLGKEMIQNISVIRFANSIIESLWNNRYIDNIQVTLTEVLGVEDRGRYYDESGALRDMVQNHILQIVSLLAMEPPINLTTREIRHEKVRALRSLRVFEGKEVHQNFIRGQYGPGEVGGKELKGYRQEDNVDPHSNTETFVAAKLEIDNFRWAGVPFYIRTGKRLAKKTTQIAIQFKDVPLNLFGQQQSLGGNVLVIHIQPDEGITLHLNVKEPGQGMVTMPVNLNYIHSSPDGMNTPEAYEKLILDCLRGDATYFSHWDEVSLSWNFIDHIADVWTNTKDHFPNYKSGSMGPKEADDLIQRDGFQWFPID; translated from the coding sequence ATGACAGATGAGTTAGAACAAAAAGCACTGATTACTATTTTTGGCGGTACGGGAGATTTGGCAAATCGCAAACTTTACCCTTCGCTATATCATTTGTACAGTAAGGGATCTCTTGGCGACAATTTTGCTGTTATTGGAACGGCTCGTCGTGAATGGAGTAACGATTTCTTCCGTGATAAAGTAAAAGAGTCTATCAAAGACATTGACGGTTCCGAAAAAGACGCGGATGCATTTGCTTCTCACTTCTACTATCAATCTCATGATGTGACAAATAAAGAATCTTATGTAACTTTAAAAGATTTGTCTGATGAATTAGATGCAAAATACGAATTAGGTGGCAATCGCCTCTTCTATCTTGCAATGGCGCCGAATTTCTTTGGAACTATCGCAAGTCGCATTAAATCTGAAGGATTTGTAGATACAGATGGCTTTCATCGTTTAATTATCGAAAAACCATTTGGTCACGATTTAGCTAGTGCAGAAGAATTAAATAATTCGCTTCGTCAAGCATTTAAAGAAGATGAAATTTATCGTATTGACCATTATTTAGGAAAAGAAATGATCCAAAATATCTCGGTTATTCGTTTTGCAAATTCTATCATTGAATCGCTTTGGAATAATCGTTACATCGATAACATCCAAGTTACTTTAACTGAGGTGCTTGGGGTTGAAGATCGTGGGCGCTATTACGATGAAAGTGGCGCGCTTCGAGACATGGTTCAAAACCATATTCTCCAAATCGTTTCTCTACTTGCGATGGAGCCACCAATTAACTTAACGACACGCGAGATTCGTCATGAAAAAGTTCGCGCGCTTCGTTCCTTACGCGTTTTTGAAGGTAAAGAAGTTCACCAAAACTTTATTCGTGGTCAGTACGGTCCTGGTGAAGTAGGTGGCAAAGAACTCAAAGGCTATCGTCAAGAAGATAATGTGGATCCTCATTCCAATACGGAAACGTTTGTTGCAGCCAAACTAGAAATCGATAACTTCCGCTGGGCTGGCGTTCCATTTTATATTCGCACGGGTAAACGTCTTGCGAAGAAAACGACCCAAATTGCGATTCAGTTCAAAGATGTACCGCTGAATTTATTTGGTCAACAACAATCGCTTGGTGGTAATGTGCTTGTTATTCATATCCAACCGGACGAAGGTATTACACTTCATTTGAACGTCAAAGAACCTGGTCAAGGTATGGTTACAATGCCAGTCAACTTAAATTATATTCATTCCTCTCCAGACGGCATGAACACACCTGAGGCTTACGAAAAATTGATTCTAGACTGTCTTCGCGGTGATGCGACTTACTTCTCTCACTGGGATGAAGTATCACTATCATGGAACTTTATTGACCATATAGCAGATGTTTGGACAAATACGAAAGATCATTTCCCGAACTACAAATCCGGTTCGATGGGGCCTAAAGAAGCAGACGACCTCATTCAACGCGACGGATTCCAGTGGTTCCCAATCGATTAA
- a CDS encoding YueI family protein, protein MAENIDDYLEKGMYGAKEINPAEKKKYLGTYRERVLVALTKEEVLTQEYLPELEKAILENSDSKLLLNGLLHYNSLRPYIKLAEKCKHEFSIVTRLEGETDIYLVLACQKAVNKEDIHLYKEAEVEQEEEPVSLLEKVRKLFN, encoded by the coding sequence ATGGCTGAAAATATTGATGACTACTTAGAAAAAGGCATGTATGGGGCAAAAGAGATTAATCCCGCTGAGAAGAAAAAATATTTAGGAACTTATCGCGAACGTGTTTTAGTTGCACTCACAAAAGAGGAAGTTTTGACCCAAGAGTATCTTCCAGAACTAGAAAAAGCAATACTAGAAAACAGTGACTCCAAGCTTCTTTTAAACGGATTACTCCATTATAATTCTTTACGCCCTTATATTAAACTAGCAGAAAAATGTAAACATGAATTTTCGATTGTTACTCGTTTAGAAGGTGAAACAGATATTTACCTCGTCCTCGCCTGTCAAAAAGCGGTAAACAAGGAAGACATTCATTTATATAAAGAAGCAGAAGTAGAACAAGAAGAAGAACCTGTCTCGTTACTTGAGAAGGTTCGTAAACTGTTTAATTAA
- a CDS encoding DUF6884 domain-containing protein, with the protein MGISNKTNLIIIASGKPKIWDKSPDIGPVKASEVYTGTFHRLSRAYAEQFANEYLILSPKYGFLRPDDIISKTYDVRFTMKGTSADTIQLEELKEQWQKLQINPTEPIPMLGGKKFRGLLTSITDGKQVFNFPLDGASGIGVMQRNLKQAIETGIPLNRTE; encoded by the coding sequence GTGGGAATATCCAATAAAACGAACCTGATTATTATTGCATCTGGAAAACCAAAAATATGGGATAAGTCGCCAGATATTGGTCCAGTAAAAGCAAGCGAAGTGTATACAGGAACATTTCATCGTTTAAGTAGAGCCTATGCGGAACAGTTTGCAAATGAATATTTAATATTATCCCCCAAATATGGTTTTTTGCGACCGGACGATATTATTTCAAAAACATATGATGTCCGCTTCACCATGAAAGGGACTAGTGCTGATACGATTCAACTCGAGGAATTAAAGGAGCAGTGGCAGAAACTACAAATAAACCCTACCGAACCAATTCCGATGTTAGGCGGCAAAAAGTTCAGAGGGTTATTGACGAGCATCACGGATGGTAAGCAAGTATTTAATTTCCCACTTGACGGGGCATCAGGAATTGGTGTCATGCAGCGAAATTTAAAGCAAGCTATCGAAACAGGAATTCCATTAAATCGTACTGAGTAA